A genomic segment from Haloarchaeobius salinus encodes:
- a CDS encoding bacterio-opsin activator domain-containing protein: MTAVDATLDDADLLLVGATDWLDRFADGLATETDATVHRRDGVDGALQFVDGRSPACIVTALSLPNAPAVDLIEYLRSETAAPPVVVATDSGDEETASGLLGAGATDYVAIGDDVDAAIEDLSARTERAVSAARSRRTRRERARQFDAMFDDDRTATWVLAPDGHLARLNEAARGMLESPTDDLLGEPFWTLPWWSDSEEPNDDVRRLVETALDGSFANAVVARSSLTDDSTVVDLSVRPVSNDRDELVSVVVEGVDVTDRIDLERDLRRSEELHRVTLNNMTDTVLMTDEDGEYTYVCPNVHFIFGYTAEELRDRVPIDELLGDPLFDRDELAADGVLKNIEVTATDKAGNEHTLLVNVREVSIQDGTLLYSCRDITKRKQREEALATLQETARDFLYAQTHQEIAQHVVDDTPGVLDLDASAVFLFDPDSNQLRPSAYSAALSELHGPLPDVPVSEDTLPAFSFVEDEALFFDDVHRSARLANEATDIRSAAFIPLGDHGVFLVGSDSVDAFDDVTRELTDLLAATAEAALDRVTRESRLREQDRTLQRKNDQLTALNRINETIREIDQALVQAETRDAVDHTVCELLTDDDRFAFAWVGTVDRATGTVTPRAWDGAEQGYLDSRTFTVDETGGEPVGRTAAAGETTTVSNVAAGLRDEPWRTDALARDYLSVLSIPLVYNDLTHGVLTVYADSRAAFDDTARAVLSELGETIASALSALERKNALLSTSMTRVEFDIADDAFVLSRLARAADCTISYRGGVQQTTEGSFVFARFEDASVSAVVEAADDLVAIEGVQTVSDDGASGVVRLRLSQPFLALELADHGAVFREATTTPETTTLVVDVPNGIDVRTVTQLVRETFSGVELRSRQTLENVDERDLYATFLDEVTDRQLEVAQTAYFSGFFESPRDSSGQAVAETLDISSTAFYRHVRTVERKLFAMLFEEGTRPPRPGGVR, from the coding sequence ATGACCGCCGTCGACGCGACGCTCGACGACGCCGACCTCCTTCTCGTCGGAGCCACGGACTGGCTGGACCGGTTCGCGGATGGCCTCGCCACAGAGACCGATGCGACCGTCCACCGCCGTGACGGCGTCGACGGGGCACTCCAGTTCGTGGACGGCCGCTCTCCTGCCTGCATCGTGACCGCTCTGTCCCTCCCGAACGCTCCCGCGGTGGACCTCATCGAGTACCTCCGGTCCGAGACGGCGGCCCCTCCCGTCGTCGTCGCGACCGACTCCGGGGACGAGGAGACGGCGAGCGGGCTCCTCGGGGCCGGTGCGACCGACTACGTGGCTATCGGGGACGACGTCGACGCCGCCATCGAGGACCTGTCCGCTCGGACGGAACGGGCCGTCAGCGCAGCCAGGAGTCGGCGAACCAGACGTGAACGCGCCCGGCAGTTCGACGCGATGTTCGACGACGACCGCACCGCTACGTGGGTGCTCGCACCCGACGGGCACCTCGCCAGGCTCAACGAGGCCGCCCGTGGGATGCTCGAGTCGCCGACGGACGATCTCCTCGGGGAACCGTTCTGGACACTCCCCTGGTGGTCTGACTCGGAAGAGCCGAACGACGACGTCCGACGCCTCGTCGAGACGGCCCTCGACGGGTCGTTCGCCAACGCGGTGGTCGCCCGGTCGTCGCTCACCGACGACTCCACCGTGGTCGACCTCTCGGTCCGCCCCGTCTCGAACGACCGCGACGAACTGGTGTCGGTCGTCGTCGAGGGCGTCGACGTCACCGACCGCATCGACCTCGAACGCGACCTGCGGCGCTCCGAGGAACTCCACCGCGTCACGCTCAACAACATGACCGACACCGTCCTGATGACCGACGAGGACGGCGAGTACACCTACGTCTGTCCGAACGTCCACTTCATCTTCGGGTACACGGCCGAGGAGCTCCGCGACCGGGTCCCCATCGACGAACTGCTCGGGGATCCGCTGTTCGACCGCGACGAGCTCGCCGCCGACGGTGTCCTCAAGAACATCGAGGTGACGGCGACCGACAAGGCCGGCAACGAGCATACGCTTCTCGTGAACGTGCGCGAGGTGTCCATCCAGGACGGGACACTGCTGTACAGCTGTCGCGACATCACGAAACGGAAGCAGCGCGAGGAGGCGCTCGCGACGCTGCAGGAGACCGCTCGCGACTTCCTCTACGCGCAGACCCACCAGGAGATCGCACAGCACGTCGTCGACGACACCCCCGGCGTCCTCGACCTCGACGCGAGTGCGGTGTTCCTGTTCGACCCCGATTCGAACCAGCTCCGGCCGAGTGCGTACTCCGCTGCGCTCTCGGAGCTCCACGGCCCACTCCCCGATGTACCGGTGAGCGAGGACACGCTCCCGGCGTTCAGCTTCGTCGAGGACGAGGCGCTCTTCTTCGACGACGTCCACCGGTCGGCACGGCTCGCGAACGAGGCGACCGACATCAGGAGCGCGGCGTTCATCCCGCTCGGTGACCACGGGGTGTTCCTCGTGGGCTCCGACAGCGTCGATGCCTTCGACGACGTGACCCGCGAGCTGACGGACCTGCTCGCGGCGACGGCCGAGGCAGCACTGGACCGCGTCACCCGCGAGTCGCGCCTGCGCGAACAGGACCGAACGCTCCAGCGCAAGAACGACCAGCTCACCGCGTTGAACCGGATCAACGAGACGATCCGCGAGATCGACCAGGCGCTCGTGCAGGCGGAGACCCGTGACGCGGTCGACCACACCGTCTGTGAACTGCTCACCGACGACGACAGGTTCGCGTTCGCCTGGGTCGGGACGGTGGACCGGGCGACGGGGACAGTCACGCCCCGGGCGTGGGACGGAGCGGAACAGGGCTACCTCGACAGTCGCACGTTCACGGTGGACGAGACCGGTGGCGAACCCGTCGGGAGGACCGCCGCGGCCGGGGAGACGACGACGGTGAGCAACGTCGCCGCCGGCCTCCGGGACGAGCCCTGGCGGACCGACGCGCTCGCCAGGGACTACCTCTCCGTCCTCAGCATCCCACTGGTGTACAACGACCTGACCCACGGGGTGCTGACGGTGTACGCGGACTCCAGAGCTGCCTTCGACGACACGGCGCGGGCAGTCCTGTCCGAACTCGGCGAGACCATCGCCTCGGCTCTGAGCGCCCTCGAACGCAAGAACGCACTCCTCTCGACGTCGATGACCCGCGTCGAGTTCGACATCGCCGACGATGCGTTCGTCCTCTCGCGGCTCGCCCGCGCGGCCGACTGCACCATCTCCTACCGGGGCGGTGTCCAGCAGACCACCGAGGGGAGTTTCGTCTTCGCGAGGTTCGAGGACGCATCGGTCTCCGCCGTCGTCGAGGCGGCGGACGACCTCGTCGCTATCGAGGGCGTCCAGACGGTCAGCGACGACGGGGCCAGCGGGGTCGTCAGGCTCCGTCTCTCGCAGCCGTTCCTCGCTCTCGAACTGGCCGACCACGGGGCCGTCTTCCGCGAGGCGACCACGACGCCGGAGACGACGACGCTGGTCGTCGACGTGCCGAACGGCATCGACGTCCGGACGGTGACCCAGCTCGTCCGCGAGACGTTCTCCGGCGTCGAGCTCCGCTCCAGACAGACGCTCGAGAACGTCGACGAGCGCGACCTCTACGCGACGTTCCTGGACGAGGTGACCGACAGACAGCTCGAGGTCGCCCAGACTGCGTACTTCAGCGGCTTCTTCGAGTCACCCCGGGACAGCAGCGGGCAGGCGGTCGCGGAGACGCTCGATATCTCCTCGACTGCGTTCTACCGCCACGTCCGCACCGTCGAGCGGAAGCTCTTCGCCATGCTGTTCGAGGAGGGGACGCGACCTCCGAGGCCGGGAGGGGTTCGATAG
- a CDS encoding amphi-Trp domain-containing protein — protein MGELETEEQRTRAEVATYLRDLADQLDSSEPVTLGLGGHR, from the coding sequence ATGGGAGAGCTAGAGACGGAGGAGCAGCGGACGCGTGCCGAGGTCGCGACGTACCTGCGGGATCTGGCCGACCAGCTGGACAGTTCCGAGCCGGTGACGCTCGGACTCGGTGGCCACCGGTGA
- a CDS encoding amphi-Trp domain-containing protein translates to MSLDPDDDITFKLEGESDWSEGDTEAKQSIEFELVWWREATTPEEGHLSVESERP, encoded by the coding sequence GTGAGCCTCGATCCCGACGACGACATCACGTTCAAGCTGGAGGGCGAGTCCGACTGGAGCGAGGGCGACACCGAGGCCAAGCAGAGCATCGAGTTCGAGCTGGTCTGGTGGCGGGAGGCGACGACCCCCGAGGAGGGACACCTCTCGGTGGAGTCCGAGCGTCCCTGA
- a CDS encoding ABC1 kinase family protein translates to MTGFYRRYVAVLLRFLPFALAFLRDRRRFLLFGGPRRLEERVHRDRAERLRDTMLDLGPAFVKVGQVLSTRPDIVPPIYADEFRTLQDEIPEDAGGDPRAVVEAELGADIDLATLEPVAGGSLAFVYTVRYRGERIALKVRRPDVKEQIDRDLRVVRRIIPLVSLFANERQRYSLENAAQDFEEIIADELDFNRERSIMAEVRENLADEDDVVVPAVHHELSSERLLAMEYRTGRKITDDGAFDGLDVTPHEMASRIATVYLKMGLVDGVFHADPHPGNLAVTDDGGLLIYDFGMSERLAPTVQEDIVSLYRALVRQDVDALVDALIALDVLEVGVDRAEVGRVLDLVIENLEGRHEVTWRAIVTELTTMLQDFPFRIPPDVMLLIRVGTVGEGVCRQLDPEFDFLAVIRSFLVEQGFIETEFQALLDDTWTDLRRSLPALARAPYRVERTMSRLERGELVVRTEPVDGGTDRALGYAVLGGSLAVAASLLAFHSQPYEIPVAVLAGVFCLLYLHRVRRE, encoded by the coding sequence ATGACCGGCTTCTACCGGCGATACGTCGCCGTCCTCCTCCGGTTCCTCCCGTTCGCGCTCGCCTTCCTCCGCGACAGACGCCGGTTCCTGCTGTTCGGCGGACCCAGGCGGCTCGAGGAGCGCGTCCATCGGGACCGAGCCGAGCGGCTCCGGGACACGATGCTCGACCTCGGCCCGGCGTTCGTCAAGGTGGGCCAGGTGCTCTCGACGCGCCCCGACATCGTGCCCCCGATCTACGCCGACGAGTTCCGGACCCTGCAGGACGAGATACCCGAGGATGCCGGCGGGGACCCGCGTGCGGTGGTCGAGGCCGAACTGGGTGCGGATATCGACCTGGCGACGCTCGAGCCAGTCGCCGGTGGCTCGCTGGCGTTCGTCTACACCGTCCGGTATCGGGGAGAGCGGATCGCGCTCAAGGTCCGACGCCCCGACGTAAAGGAGCAGATCGACCGCGACCTGCGTGTCGTTCGGCGGATCATCCCCCTGGTCAGCCTCTTCGCGAACGAGCGCCAGCGGTACTCCCTGGAGAACGCCGCCCAGGACTTCGAGGAGATCATCGCGGACGAACTGGACTTCAATCGCGAACGCAGCATCATGGCGGAGGTCCGCGAGAACCTCGCGGACGAGGACGACGTCGTCGTGCCGGCGGTCCACCACGAGCTCTCCTCCGAGCGACTGCTCGCGATGGAGTACCGGACGGGCCGGAAGATAACCGACGACGGAGCCTTCGACGGTCTGGACGTGACACCCCACGAGATGGCGTCCCGGATCGCCACGGTGTACCTCAAGATGGGGCTCGTCGACGGCGTGTTCCACGCCGATCCGCATCCGGGCAATCTGGCGGTGACCGACGACGGAGGGTTGCTCATCTACGACTTCGGGATGAGCGAACGCCTGGCCCCGACCGTGCAGGAGGACATCGTCTCACTGTACAGAGCACTGGTCCGACAGGACGTCGATGCCCTCGTCGACGCGCTCATCGCCCTGGACGTGCTGGAGGTCGGTGTCGACCGTGCGGAGGTCGGCCGGGTGCTCGACCTCGTCATCGAGAACCTCGAAGGGCGGCACGAGGTGACCTGGCGCGCCATCGTCACCGAACTGACCACGATGCTGCAGGACTTCCCGTTCCGGATTCCACCCGACGTGATGTTGCTCATCCGCGTCGGCACGGTCGGGGAAGGCGTCTGTCGCCAGCTCGACCCGGAGTTCGACTTCCTCGCGGTCATCCGGTCGTTCCTCGTCGAGCAGGGGTTCATCGAGACGGAGTTCCAGGCGCTCCTCGACGACACCTGGACGGACCTCCGACGGTCGCTCCCCGCGCTGGCGAGGGCTCCGTACCGGGTCGAGCGGACGATGAGCCGTCTCGAACGGGGCGAACTGGTGGTCCGCACCGAGCCGGTCGACGGGGGGACCGACCGTGCGCTCGGCTACGCGGTGCTCGGCGGCTCGCTGGCCGTTGCGGCCTCGCTGCTCGCGTTCCACAGCCAGCCGTACGAGATTCCGGTCGCCGTCCTCGCCGGTGTCTTTTGTCTCCTGTACCTGCACCGAGTCCGACGGGAGTGA
- a CDS encoding DsbA family protein: MDSGSNITRRRALLAGGATVAFGGGVAYLASRTGSSSGEYTPSTYQSLDESTGYGVELAGRPVVGERDAPVDVYYWTDYLCPFCKEFETQTLPKIGRNYIEPGDVRLVFLSYPNIGQYSMPSAQWDRCVWRLNAETEPSAYWHWHGEAFEAQQSGGHDWADESTFEDITERTDGVDVPAVDDCRQNNREEIRSSIEADVDLAQNSGVQGTPGFVLYNRDADAAGKIVGAHPYENFAEALDRVVAA; encoded by the coding sequence ATGGATAGCGGGAGCAATATTACACGGCGGCGCGCCCTCCTCGCCGGCGGTGCGACGGTCGCCTTCGGCGGCGGCGTCGCGTATCTCGCATCACGAACGGGGTCCTCGAGCGGGGAGTACACGCCGTCGACGTACCAGTCGCTCGACGAGTCGACGGGGTACGGGGTCGAACTCGCCGGGAGACCGGTCGTCGGCGAGCGCGACGCCCCCGTCGACGTGTACTACTGGACGGACTACCTCTGCCCGTTCTGCAAGGAGTTCGAGACGCAGACGCTGCCGAAGATCGGTCGGAACTACATCGAGCCCGGCGACGTGCGGCTGGTGTTCCTCTCGTACCCGAACATCGGGCAGTACTCGATGCCGTCGGCGCAGTGGGACCGGTGCGTCTGGCGGCTGAACGCCGAGACCGAGCCGTCGGCGTACTGGCACTGGCACGGGGAGGCGTTCGAGGCGCAACAGAGCGGTGGCCACGACTGGGCCGACGAGTCCACCTTCGAGGACATCACGGAGCGGACCGACGGCGTCGACGTCCCCGCAGTCGACGACTGTCGACAGAACAACCGCGAGGAGATTCGATCGAGCATCGAAGCGGACGTCGACCTGGCCCAGAACTCGGGGGTCCAGGGGACGCCGGGCTTCGTGCTCTACAACCGGGACGCCGATGCCGCCGGGAAGATAGTCGGGGCCCATCCCTACGAGAACTTCGCGGAGGCGCTCGACAGGGTGGTAGCGGCGTGA
- a CDS encoding universal stress protein, translating into MYSSILVPTDGSEHAERGIEHGMDLAAEHGATLHVLFVVDENVYGSTPALSSYEAALERLADDAEDLVGDVVEDAIEHGIETTTAVRRGVPHQEILTYASENDIDAIVMGKRGASGEPGEGPHHLGSVTDRVLRGSEVPVTPV; encoded by the coding sequence ATGTACTCGAGCATCCTCGTGCCGACGGACGGGAGCGAGCACGCCGAGCGGGGCATCGAACACGGGATGGACCTGGCGGCGGAACACGGCGCGACACTCCACGTGCTGTTCGTCGTCGACGAGAACGTCTACGGGTCGACGCCGGCCCTGAGCAGCTACGAGGCGGCGCTGGAGCGGCTGGCGGACGACGCAGAGGACCTCGTCGGGGACGTCGTCGAGGACGCCATCGAACACGGAATCGAGACGACGACGGCAGTGCGCCGCGGCGTTCCCCACCAGGAGATTCTGACGTACGCTTCGGAGAACGACATCGACGCCATCGTGATGGGCAAGCGCGGTGCCTCGGGGGAGCCAGGCGAGGGCCCCCACCACCTCGGGTCGGTGACGGACCGTGTCCTCAGGGGGTCCGAGGTGCCGGTCACACCGGTCTGA
- a CDS encoding ABC transporter ATP-binding protein, with product MTDAFSERADDHPLVSLVDRYGRADLPLLLVAMASTFVSIFLSLADVYLIGLGIDALFNDQPFALPLLPQSVVPTETIDLLVFVTALIVATSLVSHSLSFVGEYCFGLYTQRFLHEVRTGAFSTVVGFDLAFFDEHRTGNVISALNDDVNQLDTFFNKLVEASIWALTTIVSAFVYMGLLNVQLALFVLLSAPVLAAMNLWFSRRVEPIQDDIRTERGGLNALLETALGGLDVIKANTAEAAESRRTADASREYTDARLANRRLSIRQAPLNRLVVGVWLVLVVAIGVQWTTVGPPLVFSGTLTAGELVPFLFYLERMTPPLKNLGGLINGYKGAKAAAKRIGGLTAREVGTGRREEAAVDLDAPGVTVDDVSFTYPGTDRPVLDGIDLAVASGSTVGIVGATGAGKSTLLDLLLKFHDPGTGHIEVQGRALTDIEPESYREQVGYVDQDSFLFDGTVRENVAAGAPDGEVDDARVREAARVAGAHEFVTELADGYDTELGVQGTSLSGGQRQRLAIARAVVGDPELLVFDEATSHVDTETERIVQEHLAEITADRTTFVVAHRLSTVRHADQIVVLDDGRIVESGTHDELVEAGGSYARLWNVQVGAVAASGD from the coding sequence ATGACGGATGCGTTCTCGGAGCGGGCCGACGACCACCCGCTCGTCTCGCTCGTCGACCGCTACGGACGGGCGGACCTTCCGCTGCTGCTGGTCGCGATGGCGTCGACGTTCGTCTCCATCTTCCTGAGCCTCGCCGACGTCTACCTCATCGGACTGGGCATCGACGCGCTGTTCAACGACCAGCCCTTCGCTCTGCCGCTGCTGCCGCAGTCCGTGGTCCCGACCGAGACCATCGACCTGCTCGTCTTCGTCACGGCACTCATCGTCGCGACCAGTCTGGTGTCGCACTCGCTCTCGTTCGTCGGGGAGTACTGCTTCGGCCTGTACACCCAGCGGTTCCTGCACGAGGTCCGGACAGGAGCCTTCTCGACGGTCGTCGGCTTCGACCTGGCCTTCTTCGACGAGCACCGCACGGGCAACGTCATCAGCGCGCTGAACGACGACGTGAACCAGCTGGACACGTTCTTCAACAAGCTCGTCGAGGCGAGCATCTGGGCGCTCACCACCATCGTGAGTGCGTTCGTCTACATGGGCCTGCTGAACGTCCAGCTCGCGCTGTTCGTCCTGCTATCCGCGCCGGTGCTGGCCGCGATGAACCTCTGGTTCTCCCGGCGGGTGGAGCCGATCCAGGACGACATCCGGACCGAGCGTGGCGGACTGAACGCGCTGCTGGAGACGGCGCTCGGCGGGCTCGACGTCATCAAGGCGAACACCGCCGAGGCCGCCGAGAGCCGGCGGACCGCCGACGCCTCGCGCGAGTACACCGACGCCCGGCTCGCGAACCGTCGGCTCTCCATCCGACAGGCACCGCTCAACCGCCTCGTCGTCGGTGTCTGGCTCGTCCTCGTCGTCGCCATCGGGGTCCAGTGGACCACGGTCGGACCACCGCTGGTCTTCTCCGGGACGCTCACCGCCGGGGAGCTCGTCCCGTTCCTCTTCTACCTGGAGCGGATGACGCCGCCGCTGAAGAACCTCGGCGGCCTCATCAACGGCTACAAGGGCGCGAAGGCGGCCGCGAAACGGATCGGGGGACTCACCGCTCGCGAGGTGGGGACCGGTCGTCGGGAGGAGGCCGCCGTCGACCTCGACGCACCCGGCGTGACCGTCGACGACGTCTCCTTTACCTACCCCGGGACAGACCGGCCGGTCCTCGATGGCATCGACCTCGCCGTCGCATCCGGCTCGACAGTTGGTATCGTCGGGGCGACGGGCGCTGGCAAGTCGACGCTCCTCGACTTGCTGCTCAAGTTCCACGACCCCGGAACGGGTCACATCGAGGTTCAGGGACGGGCTCTCACCGACATCGAACCGGAGTCCTACCGCGAACAGGTCGGCTACGTCGACCAGGACTCGTTCCTGTTCGACGGCACCGTCCGGGAGAACGTCGCGGCCGGCGCACCGGACGGTGAGGTGGACGACGCGCGGGTCCGCGAGGCCGCCCGCGTCGCGGGTGCTCACGAGTTCGTCACCGAACTGGCCGACGGCTACGACACCGAACTCGGCGTGCAGGGCACCTCGCTGTCGGGCGGCCAGCGCCAGCGACTCGCCATCGCCCGCGCCGTCGTCGGCGACCCGGAGCTGCTGGTGTTCGACGAGGCGACGAGCCACGTCGACACCGAGACCGAGCGCATCGTCCAGGAGCACCTCGCCGAGATCACCGCCGACCGCACGACGTTCGTCGTCGCCCACCGTCTCTCGACGGTCCGGCACGCCGACCAGATCGTCGTGCTCGACGACGGCCGGATCGTCGAATCGGGCACGCACGACGAGCTGGTCGAGGCGGGAGGGAGCTACGCGCGCCTCTGGAACGTGCAGGTCGGTGCGGTCGCGGCATCCGGTGACTGA
- a CDS encoding ABC transporter ATP-binding protein — protein MSTSTPVRYLLHRFARRRSRQFVGGTLLILLALAFQRVPALVIGVALDSLLLESQAFALPLVPAGLAPDETGAQAALVVALLAVAVVGESLCRWYGTLVYERATLETLHEIRTTSFDTAIGLPLSAHWTGDRDRLSVLNDDVDNLADLFDGGRAAVVYGGELLTAFAFMLLLNWNLALVVAVLPVVVAVTARYYAGLLEPRYDAVRSNVGRLNNRLRDAVEGIRSVKSLVRERHETSRLGAASAAYKRAAWSALKLRAIYNRVSWLLAVAGVWFLFGVGSYWLLTGTPAVFTQSLTAGTLLTFIMYTFSLMDPTRKLAVEVLDRIENGRASGRRVVPLLRHDAAESPDEQAPPLSVTDGGVDYDGVSFTYDDAAGEPTLQDVSLRADPGDFVGIVGHSGAGKSTLVKLLLRFFDPDTGEIRIDGRPIDEHAVESLREHVGYVGQDPFLFPGTVHENVAYAAPDAPREAVVDAAKQARAHEFVTELADGYDTEVGERGTTLSGGQRQRLAIARALLTEPDLLVFDEATSHVDTETEAEIQRTLRSVAQDRTVFAVAHRLSTVRQADRIVVLEDGRITERGTHDELVDRDGTYASLWAVQTGAVATGMDGSADAPETEVQG, from the coding sequence ATGTCGACATCGACCCCCGTTCGCTACCTGTTGCACCGGTTCGCCCGCCGCCGCAGTCGCCAGTTCGTCGGCGGCACTCTGCTGATACTGCTCGCGCTCGCCTTCCAGCGCGTCCCCGCGCTCGTCATCGGCGTCGCACTGGACTCGCTGCTGCTCGAGAGCCAGGCGTTCGCCCTGCCACTCGTCCCCGCCGGACTGGCTCCGGACGAGACGGGCGCACAGGCCGCGCTCGTGGTGGCACTCCTCGCCGTCGCCGTCGTCGGGGAGAGCCTCTGCCGCTGGTACGGCACCCTCGTCTACGAGCGCGCCACCCTCGAAACGCTCCACGAGATCCGGACCACCTCGTTCGACACGGCGATCGGTCTTCCACTGTCGGCCCACTGGACCGGGGACCGGGACCGTCTGAGCGTCCTCAACGACGACGTGGACAACCTCGCGGACCTGTTCGACGGCGGTCGCGCAGCTGTCGTCTACGGCGGTGAACTCCTCACCGCGTTCGCCTTCATGCTGCTCCTGAACTGGAACCTCGCACTCGTCGTGGCCGTGCTCCCGGTGGTCGTCGCCGTCACGGCGCGGTACTACGCCGGGCTGCTCGAGCCGCGGTACGACGCCGTGCGCTCGAACGTCGGCCGGCTCAACAACCGTCTCCGTGACGCTGTCGAGGGCATCCGGAGCGTGAAGTCGCTGGTCCGAGAACGGCACGAGACCAGTCGGCTCGGTGCGGCCTCGGCGGCCTACAAGCGCGCTGCCTGGTCGGCTCTCAAGCTCCGGGCCATCTACAACCGCGTCTCCTGGCTGCTCGCGGTCGCCGGCGTCTGGTTCCTCTTCGGCGTGGGGAGCTACTGGCTCCTCACCGGCACCCCGGCCGTCTTCACGCAGTCGCTCACCGCGGGGACCCTGCTCACGTTCATCATGTACACGTTCTCGCTGATGGACCCGACGCGGAAGCTCGCGGTCGAGGTGCTGGACAGGATAGAGAACGGTCGGGCGTCCGGTCGTCGGGTCGTCCCGCTGCTGCGCCACGACGCCGCCGAGAGCCCCGACGAGCAGGCACCACCGCTGTCCGTCACCGACGGCGGTGTCGACTACGATGGGGTGTCGTTCACCTACGACGACGCCGCTGGCGAGCCGACGCTGCAGGACGTCTCCCTGCGGGCCGACCCCGGTGACTTCGTCGGTATCGTCGGCCACAGCGGCGCTGGCAAGTCCACGCTCGTGAAGCTCCTGCTCCGGTTCTTCGACCCGGACACCGGCGAGATCCGCATCGACGGCCGGCCAATCGACGAACACGCCGTCGAGAGCCTCCGGGAGCACGTGGGCTACGTCGGGCAGGACCCGTTCCTGTTCCCCGGGACGGTCCACGAGAACGTCGCCTACGCGGCCCCGGACGCCCCACGCGAGGCCGTCGTCGACGCAGCGAAGCAGGCTCGCGCACACGAGTTCGTCACCGAGCTGGCCGACGGCTACGACACCGAGGTCGGCGAGCGCGGCACCACGCTCTCCGGTGGGCAGCGACAGCGTCTCGCCATCGCCCGGGCCCTCCTGACGGAGCCGGACCTGCTGGTGTTCGACGAGGCGACGAGTCACGTCGACACCGAGACCGAGGCCGAGATACAGCGGACACTGCGCTCCGTCGCCCAGGACAGGACCGTCTTCGCCGTCGCCCACCGACTCTCGACGGTCCGGCAGGCCGACCGCATCGTCGTCCTCGAGGACGGCCGGATCACCGAGCGCGGCACGCACGACGAACTCGTCGACCGGGACGGTACGTACGCCTCGCTCTGGGCGGTCCAGACCGGAGCCGTCGCGACCGGGATGGATGGGTCGGCCGACGCCCCCGAAACGGAGGTCCAGGGATGA
- a CDS encoding winged helix-turn-helix domain-containing protein has translation MDGEQPDDTTEGVDERPPDDVFGLLGNEVRVDILRALGMRPDDRLSFSALFDRVDIADSGNFNYHLDRLCGVFVRKTDDGDDSGYELTHAGREVVGAMYAGTYTTNATIDPIRPGWNCLLCDGEMVVRYADERAEFRCVDCDGGAEFSFPPGNIDQYDRAELPTAFARWYHQTFGSLFDGFCQLCSGRVERDLLWLPGGGPGEDPKPSMAEFECGRCGSVAHVSGGTMATFHPVVEGFLAEHGFDASARHPSQVWADLDGFRAEIHSEEPPRFSVVFEVGGERATVEVGPHASVEAVTRESIEE, from the coding sequence ATGGACGGTGAGCAGCCGGACGACACCACCGAAGGGGTCGACGAACGGCCGCCGGACGACGTGTTCGGGCTGCTCGGGAACGAGGTCCGCGTCGACATCCTCCGGGCGCTCGGGATGCGACCGGACGACCGGCTCTCGTTCTCGGCGCTGTTCGACCGCGTCGACATCGCCGACAGCGGGAACTTCAACTACCACCTCGACAGGCTGTGCGGCGTGTTCGTCCGGAAGACCGACGACGGCGACGACAGCGGCTACGAGCTGACCCACGCTGGCCGGGAGGTCGTCGGCGCGATGTACGCCGGCACGTACACGACGAACGCGACCATCGACCCCATCAGGCCGGGCTGGAACTGCCTGCTCTGTGACGGCGAGATGGTCGTCCGCTACGCCGACGAGCGTGCGGAGTTCCGCTGCGTGGACTGCGACGGCGGGGCCGAGTTCTCGTTCCCGCCGGGCAACATCGACCAGTACGACCGGGCGGAGCTACCGACCGCGTTCGCCCGCTGGTACCACCAGACGTTCGGGAGTCTGTTCGACGGGTTCTGCCAGCTCTGCTCGGGGCGCGTCGAGCGCGACCTCCTGTGGCTCCCCGGCGGCGGCCCCGGCGAGGACCCGAAGCCGTCGATGGCCGAATTCGAGTGCGGGCGCTGCGGAAGCGTCGCCCACGTCTCCGGCGGTACGATGGCCACCTTCCACCCCGTCGTGGAGGGGTTCCTCGCCGAGCACGGCTTCGACGCATCGGCACGCCACCCATCGCAGGTCTGGGCCGACCTCGACGGGTTCCGGGCGGAGATCCACAGCGAGGAGCCACCCCGGTTCTCGGTGGTGTTCGAGGTTGGCGGGGAGCGGGCGACCGTCGAGGTGGGTCCACACGCGAGTGTGGAGGCTGTGACGCGGGAGTCTATCGAGGAGTGA
- a CDS encoding amphi-Trp domain-containing protein: MGNDKQESETEAESTDGETEREGERVMSRADGAGILREVADGVENGTIDIEGENGFTVAVPERFELEVEYEVTDDEAEFEVELEWQIEDGEPVSANE; encoded by the coding sequence ATGGGAAACGATAAACAAGAATCCGAGACCGAAGCGGAATCGACAGATGGTGAGACGGAACGTGAAGGTGAGCGGGTGATGAGTCGGGCAGACGGTGCGGGAATACTCCGTGAAGTCGCTGATGGTGTCGAGAACGGGACGATCGACATCGAAGGAGAAAACGGCTTCACGGTGGCGGTTCCAGAGCGCTTCGAACTGGAAGTCGAGTACGAGGTAACCGACGACGAGGCCGAGTTCGAAGTCGAACTCGAATGGCAGATAGAAGACGGCGAACCGGTATCGGCGAACGAATAA